In Nonomuraea muscovyensis, one genomic interval encodes:
- a CDS encoding ABC transporter permease, translating to MSRDTPQVGPVQPETQTVTTDQVATAPSPGKRRKQKEGKPASLWSDAWHDLRRRPMFIVSVVLIAILMVMAFWPSLFTSINPLDARTCELATARQGPSTGHIFGRDNQGCDVYARTIYGAKNSILIGVTTTIITAIVGGLLGLIAGTRGGVVDTVSSRVTEVFFAIPMILGALLITATFRGQDMGIWIVVMALAVLSWPMTFRIMRAAVITARSQDFVVAARALGASQSRIMFRHLLPNALAPVIVVATINLGGFIAAEAALSFLGVGVQPPDISWGLMIADARSRFLEAPLPLVFPAVFLSITVLAFIMMGDAVRDALDPKLR from the coding sequence ATGAGTAGAGACACCCCACAGGTCGGACCTGTGCAGCCCGAGACACAGACGGTCACCACCGACCAGGTGGCGACGGCACCCTCGCCCGGCAAGCGCCGCAAGCAGAAGGAGGGCAAGCCGGCGAGTCTGTGGAGCGACGCCTGGCACGACCTCCGGCGCCGGCCGATGTTCATCGTGTCGGTGGTGCTCATCGCGATCCTGATGGTCATGGCGTTCTGGCCGTCGCTGTTCACGTCCATCAACCCGCTGGACGCCCGGACGTGCGAGCTCGCCACCGCCCGTCAGGGACCGAGTACGGGTCACATCTTCGGGCGCGACAACCAGGGCTGCGACGTGTACGCCCGGACCATCTACGGCGCGAAGAACTCGATCCTGATCGGCGTCACCACCACCATCATCACGGCGATCGTGGGCGGCCTGCTCGGCCTCATCGCGGGCACCCGCGGCGGCGTGGTCGACACGGTGTCGTCCCGGGTCACCGAGGTGTTCTTCGCCATCCCCATGATCCTGGGCGCGCTGCTCATCACGGCCACCTTCCGTGGCCAGGACATGGGCATCTGGATCGTCGTGATGGCGCTGGCGGTGCTGTCGTGGCCGATGACGTTCCGCATCATGAGAGCCGCGGTGATCACGGCGCGAAGTCAGGACTTCGTCGTCGCGGCGCGGGCGCTCGGCGCGAGCCAGAGCCGGATCATGTTCCGGCACCTGCTGCCGAACGCGCTGGCTCCGGTCATCGTGGTCGCCACCATCAACCTGGGCGGGTTCATCGCGGCCGAGGCCGCGCTGTCCTTCCTCGGGGTCGGCGTGCAGCCCCCGGACATCTCGTGGGGTCTGATGATCGCCGACGCCCGGAGCAGGTTCCTGGAGGCTCCGCTGCCGCTGGTGTTCCCGGCGGTGTTCCTGAGCATCACCGTGCTGGCGTTCATCATGATGGGCGACGCCGTGCGCGACGCGCTCGACCCGAAGCTCAGGTAG
- a CDS encoding ABC transporter permease — MGRYILRRLIQALPVLLGATFFIFAIVFALPGDPVAALAGDKRQDPNIVAIIREQYHLNDPLLVQYWHYIKGIVLEGDFGQTFAGVPVTQLLAGKLQVTLNLALVALTLEAIIGVLLGLWAALRRGRATDTAILASTLLLISIPTLVSGFVLQLWLGVWLKHVTGTEFFPISGATQGLKSYLLPGFVLAGVSIAYLTRLTRTSLVETLRSDYIRTATAKGLSRRRVIGRHGLRNALIPMVTYLGADLGNLMGGAVITETIFNLPGIGLQLYNGVYLREQPIVVGIVTVLVLVYILANLVVDLMYAVLDPRIRYE; from the coding sequence ATGGGCCGTTACATCCTCCGGCGCCTGATCCAGGCGCTGCCAGTGCTGTTGGGCGCCACCTTCTTCATCTTCGCCATCGTCTTCGCGCTTCCCGGCGACCCCGTCGCGGCGCTGGCGGGTGACAAGAGGCAGGACCCCAACATCGTCGCGATCATTCGCGAGCAATATCACCTGAACGATCCCCTGCTGGTGCAGTACTGGCACTACATCAAGGGCATCGTCCTCGAAGGGGACTTCGGCCAGACCTTCGCCGGAGTCCCGGTCACCCAGCTGCTCGCCGGCAAGCTGCAGGTGACGCTCAACCTCGCCCTCGTGGCGCTCACCCTCGAGGCCATCATCGGCGTCCTGCTCGGCCTGTGGGCCGCGCTGCGCCGCGGGCGGGCGACCGACACGGCGATCCTCGCCTCGACACTGCTGCTCATCTCCATCCCCACGCTGGTCAGCGGCTTCGTGCTGCAGCTGTGGCTGGGTGTGTGGCTCAAGCACGTCACGGGCACCGAGTTCTTCCCGATCTCGGGCGCCACGCAGGGACTCAAGTCGTACCTGCTCCCGGGGTTCGTGCTGGCGGGCGTGTCGATCGCGTACCTCACCCGGCTCACGCGGACGAGTCTGGTGGAGACGCTGAGATCCGACTACATCCGCACGGCGACCGCCAAGGGCCTGTCGCGACGCCGGGTCATCGGCCGCCACGGGCTGCGCAACGCGCTGATCCCCATGGTCACCTATCTGGGCGCCGACCTCGGCAACCTGATGGGCGGCGCGGTGATCACCGAGACGATCTTCAACCTGCCGGGGATCGGCCTGCAGCTCTACAACGGCGTCTACCTGCGCGAGCAACCCATCGTCGTAGGCATCGTGACAGTCCTGGTGTTGGTGTACATCCTGGCCAACCTGGTCGTCGACCTGATGTACGCAGTGCTCGACCCGAGGATCCGCTATGAGTAG
- a CDS encoding peptide ABC transporter substrate-binding protein, protein MRVTKGAQIVASTALLAVAVAACGGGSGTETGNSGTSADTPVRMELGEPQNLLVPSNTTESEGAEALAAVFEPLVNYNENKEAVEAAAESITSDDNKVWTIKLKSGYTWHNGEPMIAQNYVDAWNFAANQENAQGAGYFFGRIDGYADLNPGEGKTPSTKEMKGLKAVDDTTLQVTLTAPFSQFKTMLGYTAFYPLPKAAFGADGKVTDAYGEQPIGQGMFKLDKPYKKGTDQSIDLTVYDKYPGKKPNGWTKLQFKLYNSSETAYNDLQGDNIDIHDSLPASAIASAKTALGERYQDQPDAGIGYIGFPLQYNDEYKDIKMREAISMAIDRKTIAETVFSGTRAPADDFINPAIAGYRQGACAACSYNPGKAKEQYAAANGPKMLELGYNADGGHKEWIEAVANNLRANLGVEVTVKPFEKFASILDDLDAKKYKGMFRMGWAIDYPSAENYLTPIFSTGAIKTGSNYAGYTNPEFDKTVAKGDQAPTAEEGLKFYQQADDILIKDLPYIPVYFYRNNSGYSTKVKNVKINLLNQVEWVDVEKA, encoded by the coding sequence ATGCGTGTTACTAAGGGCGCACAGATCGTCGCCAGTACCGCGCTGCTGGCCGTCGCGGTTGCCGCGTGTGGCGGCGGCAGTGGCACTGAGACCGGCAACTCCGGAACAAGTGCCGACACGCCGGTCCGCATGGAGCTCGGTGAGCCCCAGAACCTGCTGGTCCCCTCGAACACCACGGAGTCCGAGGGCGCCGAGGCCCTCGCCGCCGTCTTCGAGCCGCTGGTCAACTACAACGAGAACAAGGAAGCCGTCGAGGCTGCCGCCGAGTCGATCACCAGCGACGACAACAAGGTCTGGACGATCAAGCTCAAGTCGGGTTATACCTGGCACAACGGTGAGCCGATGATCGCCCAGAACTACGTCGACGCCTGGAACTTCGCCGCCAACCAGGAGAACGCCCAGGGCGCCGGCTACTTCTTCGGCCGGATCGACGGCTACGCCGACCTCAACCCGGGTGAGGGCAAGACGCCCTCCACCAAGGAGATGAAGGGTCTCAAGGCGGTCGACGACACGACCCTCCAGGTTACCCTGACGGCGCCGTTCTCGCAGTTCAAGACGATGCTGGGCTACACCGCGTTCTACCCCCTGCCCAAGGCCGCCTTCGGCGCCGACGGCAAGGTGACCGACGCGTACGGCGAGCAGCCGATCGGCCAGGGCATGTTCAAGCTCGACAAGCCCTACAAGAAGGGCACCGACCAGAGCATCGACCTGACGGTGTACGACAAGTACCCCGGCAAGAAGCCGAACGGCTGGACCAAGCTCCAGTTCAAGCTCTACAACAGCTCGGAGACCGCCTACAACGATCTCCAGGGCGACAACATCGACATCCACGACTCGCTGCCCGCGTCGGCGATCGCCAGCGCCAAGACCGCGCTGGGCGAGCGCTACCAGGACCAGCCGGACGCCGGCATCGGCTACATCGGCTTCCCGCTGCAGTACAACGACGAGTACAAGGACATCAAGATGCGGGAGGCCATCTCGATGGCCATCGACCGCAAGACGATCGCCGAGACCGTCTTCTCGGGCACCCGCGCCCCGGCCGACGACTTCATCAACCCGGCCATCGCGGGCTACCGCCAGGGCGCCTGCGCCGCCTGCTCCTACAACCCCGGCAAGGCCAAGGAGCAGTACGCCGCGGCCAACGGCCCCAAGATGCTGGAGCTCGGCTACAACGCCGACGGCGGCCACAAGGAGTGGATCGAGGCCGTCGCCAACAACCTCCGCGCCAACCTCGGCGTCGAGGTGACGGTCAAGCCGTTCGAGAAGTTCGCCAGCATCCTGGACGACCTGGACGCCAAGAAGTACAAGGGCATGTTCCGGATGGGCTGGGCGATCGACTACCCGTCCGCCGAGAACTACCTGACGCCGATCTTCTCGACCGGCGCCATCAAGACGGGCTCCAACTACGCGGGTTACACCAACCCCGAGTTCGACAAGACCGTCGCCAAGGGCGACCAGGCGCCGACCGCCGAAGAGGGCCTGAAGTTCTACCAGCAGGCCGACGACATCCTGATCAAGGACCTCCCCTACATCCCGGTGTACTTCTACCGGAACAACTCCGGATACTCCACCAAGGTCAAGAACGTCAAGATCAACCTGCTCAACCAGGTTGAGTGGGTTGACGTCGAGAAGGCCTGA
- a CDS encoding ABC transporter permease has translation MSQPESAVADAQAGGRSGQEPLAKLAARYGLRRAIARPRFPVYVRQLWERRHFILTYATSRNVSKYSNSALGQLWQVLTPLLNAGIYFVMFGIILGGRGNIANYPAFLLTGMFVFTYTQRTVTAGAKSISGNLSLIRALHFPRASLPLAYAIQELQQLAISMGVLLVIVLITQEPITWFWLMIPIVLLLQTMFNVGAGLIIARLGASMRDLNQLLPFITRTWLYASGVFFSIQEKVVGSAELPQWIADVMYYANPAASYIEVMRDILITKVDHVPPQSVWISCVFWAVFTLGFGFWYFWRAEERYGRG, from the coding sequence ATGAGTCAGCCGGAATCCGCTGTGGCGGACGCCCAGGCGGGCGGCCGGAGCGGGCAGGAGCCGCTGGCCAAGCTCGCCGCGAGATATGGGCTTCGCCGTGCCATCGCACGGCCGAGATTCCCCGTCTACGTGCGCCAGCTCTGGGAGCGACGGCACTTCATCCTGACCTACGCGACCTCGCGGAACGTCTCGAAATACTCCAACTCGGCCCTCGGCCAGCTCTGGCAGGTCCTGACCCCGCTGCTCAACGCCGGCATCTACTTCGTGATGTTCGGCATCATCCTCGGGGGCAGGGGCAACATCGCGAACTACCCCGCGTTCCTGCTGACCGGGATGTTCGTCTTCACCTACACCCAGCGCACCGTCACAGCCGGGGCCAAGTCGATCTCCGGCAACCTGTCGCTGATCCGCGCGCTGCACTTCCCGCGCGCCTCGCTGCCGCTCGCCTACGCCATCCAGGAGCTGCAGCAGCTCGCCATCTCCATGGGCGTGCTGCTGGTGATCGTGCTCATCACCCAGGAGCCGATCACCTGGTTCTGGCTGATGATCCCCATCGTGCTGCTGCTGCAGACGATGTTCAACGTCGGTGCCGGGCTCATCATCGCCCGGCTCGGCGCCTCCATGCGCGACCTCAACCAGCTCCTGCCCTTCATCACCCGCACCTGGCTCTACGCCTCGGGCGTCTTCTTCTCGATCCAGGAGAAGGTCGTGGGCAGCGCCGAGCTGCCCCAGTGGATCGCCGACGTGATGTACTACGCCAACCCCGCGGCCTCCTACATCGAGGTCATGCGCGACATCCTCATCACCAAGGTCGATCACGTCCCGCCGCAGTCCGTGTGGATATCTTGCGTATTCTGGGCAGTGTTCACACTCGGCTTCGGCTTCTGGTACTTCTGGCGTGCCGAGGAGAGGTACGGGCGTGGCTGA
- a CDS encoding ABC transporter ATP-binding protein: MAELTEELSLVKGEEPAVPAKAGTNGKADKAGKDGKADPEPATNGGKAPLDVPTGTPTVIVDDLHIVYRVYGAATDAEKGNAVNALTRMLKRQGRPQMKEVHAVKGVSFVAYHGDAIGIVGRNGSGKSTLLRAIAGLLPPHAGAVYTDGQPSLLGVNAALMRDLTGERNIVLGCYAMGMTPAEVREKFQEIVDFSGIDEFVQLPMSTYSSGMGARLRFAISSAKTHDVLLIDEALATGDREFRKKSEKRIRQIREEAGTVFLVAHDLRVIEETCNRVIWLHKGKIKMDGDPKEVLAAYNKG, translated from the coding sequence GTGGCTGAACTGACCGAGGAGCTGTCACTGGTGAAGGGCGAGGAGCCCGCCGTCCCCGCCAAGGCCGGCACGAACGGCAAGGCCGACAAAGCCGGTAAGGACGGGAAGGCAGACCCCGAGCCGGCCACGAACGGCGGCAAGGCCCCGCTCGACGTTCCCACGGGCACCCCCACCGTCATCGTCGACGACCTCCACATCGTCTACCGCGTCTACGGCGCGGCCACCGACGCCGAGAAGGGCAACGCGGTCAACGCCCTGACGCGCATGCTGAAGCGCCAGGGCCGCCCGCAGATGAAGGAGGTCCACGCCGTCAAGGGCGTCTCCTTCGTGGCCTACCACGGCGACGCCATCGGCATCGTGGGCCGCAACGGCTCGGGCAAGTCCACGCTGCTGCGCGCCATCGCCGGCCTGCTGCCGCCGCACGCCGGCGCCGTCTACACCGACGGCCAGCCGTCGCTGCTGGGCGTCAACGCCGCGCTCATGCGCGACCTGACCGGCGAGCGCAACATCGTGCTCGGCTGCTATGCCATGGGCATGACCCCCGCCGAGGTCAGGGAGAAGTTCCAGGAGATCGTCGACTTCTCCGGCATCGACGAGTTCGTCCAGCTCCCGATGTCCACCTACTCCTCCGGCATGGGCGCCCGGCTGCGCTTCGCCATCTCCTCCGCCAAGACCCACGACGTGCTCCTCATCGACGAGGCCCTGGCCACCGGCGACCGCGAGTTCCGCAAGAAGAGCGAGAAGCGCATCCGCCAGATCCGCGAGGAGGCCGGCACGGTCTTCCTCGTCGCCCACGACCTCCGGGTCATCGAGGAGACCTGCAACCGGGTCATCTGGCTGCACAAGGGCAAGATCAAGATGGACGGCGACCCCAAAGAGGTCCTCGCCGCCTACAACAAGGGCTGA
- a CDS encoding KamA family radical SAM protein encodes MILNQAGTRRFRAYTSKHLDELLQRAGLGDDERLKVRAVATVLPFRTNAYVVDELIDWSAAPDDPMYRLVFPQADMLPESDVARLADLLKAEAPNAEIQAEANRVRAQLNPHPAGQKELNVPRIGDEPVPGLQHKYPETVLIFPKQGQTCHAYCTYCFRWAQFVGDADLKFASDDIGQMVDYVRRHPEVTSVLITGGDAMIMGEPVIRRYIEPLLELEQLESIRIGTKALAYWPQRFTTDPDADSTLELFSQVVAAGKNLAFMAHFTHPRELESPLVESAVRRILDSGATIRTQAPLIRSINDDTGVWSGMWRRQLRMGMIPYYMFVERDTGPQDYFAVPLARAYELFRDAYASVSGLCRTVRGPSMSATPGKVCVDGVTEIAGERVFMLHLIQARDPSLVGRPFFAKYDPEAVWLTDLRPAFADRFPFQAEESLLLP; translated from the coding sequence GTGATCTTGAACCAGGCAGGCACGCGACGCTTCCGGGCGTACACGTCCAAGCATCTCGACGAGCTCCTGCAGCGGGCCGGCCTCGGTGACGACGAACGGCTGAAGGTACGCGCCGTCGCCACCGTGCTGCCCTTTCGGACCAACGCCTACGTGGTCGACGAACTCATAGACTGGTCGGCGGCGCCCGACGACCCCATGTACCGCCTCGTCTTCCCTCAGGCGGACATGCTGCCCGAATCCGACGTCGCCCGGCTGGCCGACCTGCTGAAGGCCGAGGCTCCCAACGCGGAGATCCAGGCCGAGGCCAACCGCGTGCGCGCGCAGCTCAACCCCCACCCCGCGGGGCAGAAGGAGCTCAACGTGCCCCGCATCGGCGACGAGCCGGTGCCGGGCCTGCAGCACAAATATCCGGAGACGGTCCTCATCTTCCCCAAGCAGGGGCAGACCTGCCACGCCTACTGCACCTACTGCTTCCGCTGGGCACAGTTCGTCGGCGACGCCGACCTGAAGTTCGCCTCCGACGACATCGGCCAGATGGTCGACTACGTCCGCCGGCACCCCGAGGTCACCAGCGTCCTGATCACCGGCGGCGACGCCATGATCATGGGTGAGCCGGTGATCAGACGCTACATCGAGCCGCTCCTGGAACTGGAGCAGCTCGAGTCCATCCGGATCGGCACCAAGGCGCTGGCCTACTGGCCGCAGCGCTTCACCACCGACCCGGACGCCGACTCCACGCTGGAGCTGTTCTCGCAGGTGGTGGCCGCCGGCAAGAACCTCGCCTTCATGGCCCACTTCACCCATCCGCGCGAGCTGGAGTCCCCGCTGGTCGAGTCGGCGGTCAGGCGCATCCTCGACAGCGGGGCCACGATCAGGACCCAGGCGCCGCTGATCAGGTCCATCAACGACGACACCGGAGTGTGGTCGGGCATGTGGCGCCGGCAACTGCGGATGGGGATGATCCCCTACTACATGTTCGTCGAGCGCGACACCGGGCCGCAGGACTACTTCGCGGTCCCGCTCGCCCGGGCGTACGAGCTCTTCCGCGACGCCTACGCCTCGGTGTCCGGGCTCTGCCGTACGGTCCGCGGGCCCTCCATGTCGGCCACGCCCGGCAAGGTCTGCGTCGACGGCGTCACCGAGATCGCCGGTGAGCGCGTCTTCATGCTGCATCTCATCCAGGCGCGCGACCCCTCACTGGTGGGCCGGCCGTTCTTCGCCAAGTACGACCCGGAGGCGGTGTGGCTGACCGATCTGCGCCCGGCCTTCGCTGACCGGTTCCCCTTCCAGGCCGAGGAGTCGCTGCTGCTCCCCTGA
- a CDS encoding DUF1707 SHOCT-like domain-containing protein codes for MTDDTPLRASDADRDRVAAVLGEALASGRLTSVEHADRLDAAYTARTVGELVPLTRDLPDVTVSHVPAAVERQTIDSTFSKVIRKGRWVASRHTRLSARFGALIVDLSQAVLPGREITIEADARFAKLIVRVPDDARVIDEGGSMFGKRDVTGGSEGDGPLIRIVGRSMFAKVVVSRGVSDWNLA; via the coding sequence GTGACCGACGACACTCCCCTGCGCGCCTCCGACGCCGACCGCGACCGGGTGGCCGCCGTGCTCGGCGAGGCGCTCGCCTCCGGACGACTCACCAGCGTCGAGCACGCCGACCGCCTCGACGCCGCCTACACGGCCAGGACGGTCGGCGAGCTCGTCCCCCTCACCAGAGACCTCCCCGACGTGACCGTCTCGCACGTCCCCGCCGCGGTCGAGCGGCAGACGATCGACTCGACGTTCAGCAAGGTGATCAGGAAGGGCCGCTGGGTCGCCTCGCGGCACACACGGCTGTCGGCCAGGTTCGGCGCGCTGATCGTCGACCTGTCCCAGGCCGTGCTGCCCGGCCGCGAGATCACCATCGAGGCCGACGCCCGCTTCGCCAAGCTGATCGTGCGCGTCCCCGACGACGCCCGGGTGATCGACGAGGGCGGCTCCATGTTCGGCAAACGCGACGTGACGGGCGGCTCCGAGGGCGACGGGCCGCTCATCCGCATCGTCGGCAGGTCGATGTTCGCCAAGGTGGTCGTCTCCCGCGGTGTCTCCGACTGGAACCTGGCGTAG
- the plsX gene encoding phosphate acyltransferase PlsX, which translates to MSDSKPIALDAMGGDHAPHEIVAGAVHAVRERGLPVVLVGSPRVLYEALADHDATREIPIVRAEEALAMDEGALASLRRPRSSIAIADHLVRRGDACAVVSAGSTAGIVATGRLRLKAQQGVLRPAIAVALPTLPHPTLLLDAGANAEVKPEMLVQFAHLGSAYAELAFDISKPRVGLLTIGSEPEKGTKLIKRAHELLHASAGIDFTGNVEGYDLLNGVADVIVTDGFTGNVALKTMEGAVRYAFQQLKETMSDTAAARLGAFLQRSRIRDLHRRLDAEAHGGAVLLGLNGTVVIAHGSSRAQGISAACQLAADLAAGGIVTRIGERIATTQRANKRR; encoded by the coding sequence GTGTCCGACAGCAAGCCGATCGCGCTCGACGCCATGGGCGGCGACCACGCACCGCACGAGATCGTGGCGGGCGCGGTGCACGCCGTCCGCGAGCGCGGGCTGCCGGTCGTGCTCGTCGGCTCCCCCCGCGTGCTGTACGAGGCGCTCGCCGACCACGACGCCACCAGGGAGATCCCGATCGTCCGGGCCGAGGAGGCCCTGGCCATGGACGAGGGCGCGCTGGCCAGCCTGCGCCGCCCCCGCTCCAGCATCGCGATCGCCGATCATCTGGTCCGGCGGGGCGACGCGTGCGCCGTGGTGTCGGCCGGCTCGACGGCCGGCATCGTGGCCACCGGCAGGCTCCGGCTCAAGGCCCAGCAGGGTGTGCTCCGCCCCGCCATCGCCGTCGCCCTGCCCACCCTGCCGCATCCCACGCTGCTTCTCGACGCGGGCGCGAACGCCGAGGTCAAGCCGGAGATGCTGGTGCAGTTCGCGCACCTGGGCTCCGCCTACGCCGAGCTGGCCTTCGACATCTCCAAGCCCCGGGTCGGCCTGCTCACGATCGGCAGCGAGCCCGAGAAGGGCACCAAGCTCATCAAAAGGGCGCACGAACTGCTGCACGCCTCCGCCGGCATCGACTTCACCGGCAACGTCGAGGGCTACGACCTGCTGAACGGCGTCGCGGACGTGATCGTCACCGACGGCTTCACCGGCAACGTGGCGCTGAAGACCATGGAAGGCGCCGTCCGCTACGCCTTCCAGCAGCTCAAGGAGACGATGTCCGACACCGCGGCGGCCCGGCTGGGCGCGTTCCTGCAGCGCTCGCGCATCCGCGACCTGCACCGCCGGCTCGACGCCGAGGCCCACGGCGGCGCGGTGCTGCTCGGCCTCAACGGCACCGTCGTGATCGCCCACGGCTCCTCGCGCGCCCAGGGCATCAGCGCGGCCTGCCAGCTCGCCGCCGACCTGGCCGCCGGCGGCATCGTGACCAGGATCGGCGAGCGGATCGCCACGACCCAGCGCGCGAACAAGCGACGATAA
- a CDS encoding HAD-IC family P-type ATPase: MEGLTSAQAAQARKNVVPRRSSRSFGAIVRANVLTLFNLVIGVLWALILIFGHWQDSMFGLVIVANALIGIVQEWRAKRTLDRLAVINEAPVTVRRDGRDQELLPHEVALGDLVLLGPGDRLLVDGEVVHSDGLEIDESLLTGEADPVHKRPGDQALSGSFAVAGSGAFVATRVGTDAYAVRLAEEASKFHLARSELRDGVRNFIKYITWLVLPIGALLTYSQLRNSADFGTAITGAVAGIVTMIPEGLVLMTSIAFAVGVVRLGRRRCLVQELPAIEGLARVDVLCLDKTGTLTAGGMDLDRVLPLGDDRPVREALAALANVDHRPNATAQAIQVRYPSTPDGWLATETVPFSSARKWSGADFGPHGAWVLGAPDVLLDEDHDGYRRAAKLAATGARVLALCRTGGLAAVTDGGGPGATGGPGAEIECVALVTLKQRIRPDAHETLEYFARQGVTVKVISGDNPEAVSAIATGLGIPDGHRAIDARTLPEDDPDKLAEILDTNAVFGRVTPRQKRQFVAALQARGHTVAMTGDGVNDVLALKDADLGIAMGAGSPATKAVAQVVLLDNKFATLPHVVGEGRRVLANIERVSNLFLTKTFYAIVLSLLTGVLGMMFPFAPRHSTLVNALTIGVPALFLALAPTLERARPGFVPRVLRFAVPAGVVCAAAVMLSFWAAHSDTSTLNQDRTAAVIALFLTTWWVLVLIARPLNWWRVVLVASMAALFAVALALPFVRELFALEPAGTASDLTAVGISAVAAITISVAVRLAGTLRA, from the coding sequence GTGGAAGGGCTCACCTCGGCACAGGCTGCCCAGGCGCGGAAGAACGTCGTACCACGCCGCTCCAGCAGGTCGTTCGGCGCGATCGTCAGGGCCAACGTCCTCACGCTCTTCAACCTGGTCATCGGCGTCCTCTGGGCGCTCATCCTGATCTTCGGGCACTGGCAGGACAGCATGTTCGGCCTGGTGATCGTGGCGAACGCGCTGATCGGCATCGTCCAGGAATGGCGCGCCAAGCGCACGCTCGACCGGCTGGCCGTCATCAACGAGGCACCGGTCACGGTCCGCCGCGACGGCCGCGACCAGGAGCTCCTGCCGCACGAGGTGGCGCTCGGCGACCTCGTCCTGCTCGGCCCCGGCGACCGGCTGCTGGTGGACGGCGAGGTCGTCCACTCCGACGGGCTGGAGATCGACGAGTCGCTGCTCACCGGCGAGGCCGACCCGGTCCACAAGCGGCCGGGCGACCAGGCGCTCTCGGGCAGTTTCGCCGTCGCCGGCTCCGGCGCGTTCGTCGCCACCCGGGTCGGCACCGACGCCTACGCCGTCCGGCTCGCCGAGGAGGCCAGCAAGTTCCACCTCGCGCGCTCGGAACTGCGCGACGGCGTACGCAACTTCATCAAGTACATCACCTGGCTGGTCCTGCCGATCGGCGCGCTGCTGACCTACAGCCAGCTGCGCAACTCGGCCGACTTCGGCACCGCCATCACCGGCGCGGTCGCCGGCATCGTCACCATGATCCCCGAGGGCCTGGTGCTGATGACCTCGATCGCCTTCGCCGTCGGCGTCGTCCGGCTGGGCCGGCGCAGGTGCCTGGTCCAGGAACTGCCCGCGATCGAGGGCCTGGCCCGGGTGGACGTGCTCTGCCTGGACAAGACGGGCACGCTGACCGCCGGCGGCATGGACCTCGACCGGGTGCTGCCGTTAGGGGACGACCGGCCGGTGCGCGAGGCGCTCGCCGCCCTGGCCAACGTCGACCACCGGCCCAACGCCACCGCCCAGGCCATCCAGGTCCGCTACCCCTCGACGCCCGACGGGTGGCTGGCCACCGAGACCGTGCCGTTCTCCTCGGCGCGCAAGTGGAGCGGCGCCGACTTCGGTCCGCACGGGGCCTGGGTGCTCGGCGCTCCCGACGTGCTGCTCGACGAGGACCACGACGGATACCGGCGGGCCGCGAAGCTGGCGGCCACCGGGGCCCGGGTGCTCGCCCTCTGCCGTACCGGCGGCCTGGCCGCGGTCACGGACGGCGGCGGACCCGGCGCGACGGGCGGGCCGGGCGCGGAGATCGAGTGTGTGGCACTCGTCACCCTCAAGCAGCGCATCAGGCCCGACGCCCACGAGACCCTGGAGTACTTCGCCCGGCAGGGCGTCACCGTCAAGGTCATCTCCGGCGACAACCCCGAGGCGGTCTCCGCCATCGCCACCGGCCTCGGAATCCCCGACGGCCACCGGGCGATCGACGCCAGGACCCTGCCGGAGGACGACCCGGACAAGCTCGCCGAGATCCTCGACACCAACGCCGTCTTCGGCCGGGTCACCCCGCGCCAGAAGCGCCAGTTCGTCGCCGCCCTCCAGGCGCGCGGCCACACCGTGGCGATGACCGGCGACGGCGTAAACGACGTGCTCGCGCTCAAGGACGCCGACCTGGGCATCGCGATGGGCGCGGGCAGCCCCGCCACCAAGGCGGTCGCCCAGGTGGTCCTGCTCGACAACAAGTTCGCGACGCTGCCGCACGTCGTCGGCGAGGGCCGCCGCGTGCTGGCCAACATCGAGCGGGTCTCCAACCTCTTCCTCACCAAGACCTTCTACGCGATCGTGCTGTCGCTGCTCACCGGAGTGCTCGGGATGATGTTCCCGTTCGCGCCGCGGCACTCGACGCTGGTCAACGCCCTCACCATCGGGGTGCCGGCGCTCTTCCTGGCGCTCGCGCCGACCCTGGAGCGGGCGCGGCCCGGCTTCGTGCCGCGCGTGCTCCGCTTCGCCGTACCGGCCGGGGTCGTGTGCGCGGCGGCGGTGATGCTGTCGTTCTGGGCGGCGCACAGCGACACCTCCACCCTGAACCAGGACCGCACGGCCGCGGTGATCGCACTGTTCCTCACCACGTGGTGGGTGCTCGTGCTCATCGCCAGGCCGCTCAACTGGTGGCGGGTCGTGCTGGTCGCCTCCATGGCCGCGCTGTTCGCGGTGGCGCTGGCGCTGCCGTTCGTCCGCGAGTTGTTCGCCCTCGAACCCGCCGGCACGGCCAGCGATCTGACCGCCGTCGGCATCTCCGCGGTCGCCGCGATAACGATCAGCGTCGCGGTCAGGCTCGCCGGTACCCTTAGAGCATGA